A genomic segment from Panthera tigris isolate Pti1 chromosome A1, P.tigris_Pti1_mat1.1, whole genome shotgun sequence encodes:
- the LOC102953765 gene encoding THUMP domain-containing protein 1-like, which produces MQPWFSRTVAAPVQQPPQSSGGKRKGKAWYVQAKRARRCDGGGPPQLEPGLQGILITCDTNERKCVEEAYSLLNEYGDDVYGPEKFTDKDQQPSGSEGEDDDVEAALKKEASDIKASMEMKLRRFQSVESGANNVVFIRTLGIEPEKLVHHILQDKYKTKKKKTRVILRMLPISGTCKAFLEDMKKYAETFLEPWFKAPNKGTFQIVYKSRNNIHMNREEVIKELAGIVGSLNSENKVDLTNPQYTVVVEIIKAVCCLKKKKKKQQSMEHLCNGILLISKKRVD; this is translated from the exons CCTTGGTTCTCACGCACCGTGGCGGCCCCCGTCCAGCAGCCTCCTCAGTCTAGCGGTGGAAAGCGCAAAGGGAAAGCTTGGTATGTGCAGGCCAAGCGGGCGCGGCGCTGCGACGGCGGTGGGCCACCGCAGCTGGAACCTGGGCTACAGGGCATTCTCATTACCTGCGACACGAACGAGCGCAAGTGCGTGGAGGAGGCCTACAGTCTGCTCAACGAATACGGCGACGACGTGTACGGGCCGGAAAAGTTTACAGACAAAGATCAGCAGCCCTCTGGAAGTGAGGGAGAAGATGATGATGTGGAGGCTGCCTTGAAGAAAGAAGCATC TGACATTAAAGCATCTATGGAGATGAAGCTAAGAAGATTCCAATCAGTGGAGAGTGGAGCAAATAACGTAGTCTTCATCAGGACACTTGGGATAGAACCTGAGAAATTGGTACATCATATTCTTCAGGATAAGTATAAAACCAAGAAGAAGAAGACTCGGGTTATTCTACGAATGTTACCTATTTCGGGCACATGCAAGGCTTTCTtagaagacatgaaaaaatatgCAGAAACATTTTTGGAACCCTGGTTTAAAGCTCCAAACAAAGGGACATTTCAGATTGTATATAAATCTCGAAATAACATCCACATGAATAGAGAAGAAGTTATCAAAGAATTGGCAGGAATAGTAGGCAGCCTCAATTCGGAAAATAAAGTGGATCTTACCAATCCACAGTACACAGTGGTAGTAGAAATCATTAAAGCTGTCtgttgcctgaaaaaaaaaaaaaaaaaacaacaatctatGGAACatctatgcaatggaatattactcatcagTAAAAAAAGAGTGGACTAA